From a single Egicoccus sp. AB-alg2 genomic region:
- a CDS encoding AMP-binding protein: protein MTAPAANRVPLSPLGFLDRNADVFPDRTGFVRSDRTEVSWATMRDRAVRLAAALRASGIGRGDTVAVLAPNDLPLLEAHYGVPASGAALVALNVRLAAPEYAGILGHAGCRVLVVDASLVPALGDLGGLPDTLERLVVIGDPGTSAAPAGDYESWLADAPLPAAVRLGLPDDEDQPIAINYTSGTTGTPKGAVYTHRGAYLNATGQALQFGLSPQAVYLWTLPMFHCNGWCFTWAVTAASATHVGTLRFDAAEALDVIEQRGVTHLCGAPVVLNALADAAGDRRFAQPVHAATGGAPPSPSVLERLGDLGVEVLHLYGLTETYGPSLICERQPGWERLGRDDLAAKLARQGVRTVNVHDVRVVDADLRHVPADATTIGEIVVRSNTVMAGYLGDEAATERAFSGGWFHTGDLAVVHPDGYLEIRDRAKDLIVSGGENISSIEVENAIASHPAVRAVAVVGAPDERWGEVPVAHVEVRDGATLTGVEVVAHVRRQLAGFKVPKRVVFGPLPVTSTGKIRKTELRART from the coding sequence ATGACCGCGCCGGCGGCGAACCGGGTCCCGCTGAGCCCGCTCGGGTTCCTGGACCGCAACGCCGACGTCTTCCCGGATCGCACCGGCTTCGTCCGGTCCGACCGCACCGAGGTGAGTTGGGCCACCATGCGCGATCGCGCCGTCCGGCTCGCCGCGGCGCTGCGGGCCTCCGGCATCGGGCGCGGTGACACGGTCGCCGTGCTGGCCCCCAACGACCTGCCGCTGCTGGAGGCCCATTACGGGGTGCCGGCGTCCGGCGCGGCGCTGGTGGCCCTCAACGTCCGACTGGCTGCACCGGAGTACGCCGGGATCCTCGGCCACGCCGGCTGTCGTGTGCTGGTCGTGGACGCGTCGCTGGTGCCGGCGCTGGGCGACCTCGGCGGCCTGCCCGACACGCTCGAGCGGCTGGTGGTGATCGGCGACCCCGGGACGTCTGCCGCTCCGGCTGGCGACTACGAGTCGTGGCTGGCGGACGCCCCGTTGCCCGCGGCGGTCCGGCTGGGACTTCCCGACGACGAGGACCAGCCGATCGCAATCAACTACACCTCCGGCACGACCGGCACGCCCAAGGGCGCGGTCTACACCCATCGCGGCGCCTACCTCAACGCCACCGGCCAGGCGCTGCAGTTCGGTCTGTCGCCGCAGGCGGTCTATCTGTGGACGCTGCCGATGTTCCACTGCAACGGCTGGTGCTTCACCTGGGCGGTGACCGCGGCCTCGGCGACCCACGTCGGCACGCTGCGGTTCGACGCGGCGGAGGCGCTCGACGTGATCGAACAGCGCGGCGTCACGCACCTGTGTGGGGCGCCGGTCGTGTTGAACGCGCTGGCCGACGCCGCCGGTGACCGGCGCTTCGCGCAGCCGGTGCACGCCGCCACCGGCGGTGCGCCGCCCTCGCCCAGCGTCCTGGAACGGCTGGGCGACCTCGGTGTCGAGGTGCTGCACCTCTACGGGCTCACGGAGACGTACGGGCCGTCGCTCATCTGCGAGCGTCAGCCCGGCTGGGAACGGCTCGGCCGCGACGACCTCGCGGCGAAGCTCGCCCGGCAGGGGGTCCGCACCGTCAACGTCCACGACGTGCGGGTCGTCGACGCCGACCTGCGCCACGTGCCCGCCGACGCCACCACGATCGGCGAGATCGTCGTGCGCTCGAACACGGTGATGGCCGGCTACCTCGGCGACGAGGCGGCGACCGAACGCGCCTTCTCGGGCGGGTGGTTCCACACGGGCGACCTCGCGGTGGTCCACCCGGACGGCTACCTGGAGATCCGCGACCGCGCCAAGGACCTGATCGTCAGCGGCGGCGAGAACATCTCCTCCATCGAGGTGGAGAACGCGATCGCCTCCCACCCGGCGGTGCGGGCCGTCGCCGTGGTCGGGGCGCCCGACGAGCGGTGGGGCGAGGTGCCGGTCGCACACGTCGAGGTGCGTGACGGCGCCACGCTGACCGGCGTCGAGGTCGTCGCGCACGTCCGCCGCCAGCTCGCCGGCTTCAAGGTCCCCAAACGCGTGGTGTTCGGGCCGCTGCCGGTCACCTCGACCGGCAAGATCCGCAAGACCGAGCTGCGCGCCCGCACCTGA
- a CDS encoding glutaredoxin family protein, producing MPLSPFAARHRPEVVVYTRASCGLCHRAEALVAREARRATIRHVDVDGDEDLVRRYGVRVPVVVVDGVEVAELEVAPGTVRAAVRAAVRDAAGRGRRGG from the coding sequence ATGCCGCTGTCACCCTTCGCCGCCCGCCACCGTCCCGAGGTGGTCGTCTACACCCGCGCCAGCTGTGGGCTGTGCCATCGCGCCGAGGCCCTGGTCGCCCGCGAGGCCAGGCGCGCCACGATCCGCCACGTCGACGTCGACGGCGACGAGGACCTCGTGCGCCGCTACGGCGTGCGCGTGCCGGTGGTGGTCGTTGACGGCGTCGAGGTGGCCGAGCTCGAGGTGGCACCCGGCACGGTGCGCGCGGCCGTCCGCGCCGCTGTTCGCGACGCGGCGGGCCGCGGACGCCGGGGCGGCTGA
- a CDS encoding redox-sensing transcriptional repressor Rex produces MAESHRRIPEATVARLPLYLQVLVEAADAGQHTLSSDDLAKASGLTSAKVRKDLSFLGTYGTRGVGYAVAELTTEISTVLGLTDDRPVVIVGIGNLGRALASYDGFTRRGFRVEALVDADPDKIGTEVGGHVVQPVDDLPRLVRERGITIAVLTTPAARSQTVADLAVAAGVTALLNFAPVHLEVPDDVTVRTVDLSTELQILSFYEQLAQVTQAAS; encoded by the coding sequence GTGGCGGAGTCGCACCGACGGATCCCCGAGGCGACGGTGGCACGGCTGCCGCTCTACCTCCAGGTCCTCGTGGAGGCCGCCGACGCCGGCCAGCACACGCTCTCGTCCGACGACCTCGCCAAGGCGTCGGGCCTCACCTCGGCCAAGGTGCGCAAGGACCTGTCGTTCCTCGGCACGTACGGCACCCGCGGCGTCGGCTACGCGGTGGCCGAGCTGACCACGGAGATCTCGACCGTCCTCGGGCTGACCGACGACCGTCCCGTCGTCATCGTCGGCATCGGCAACCTCGGCCGGGCGCTGGCCAGCTACGACGGCTTCACCCGCCGCGGCTTCCGGGTCGAGGCCCTGGTCGACGCCGACCCGGACAAGATCGGCACCGAGGTCGGCGGCCACGTCGTGCAGCCGGTCGACGACCTGCCGCGGCTGGTGCGCGAGCGTGGCATCACCATCGCGGTGCTGACCACGCCGGCGGCGCGGTCGCAGACGGTCGCCGACCTGGCCGTCGCGGCGGGTGTGACCGCGCTCCTCAACTTCGCGCCGGTCCACCTCGAGGTCCCCGACGACGTCACGGTACGGACCGTGGACCTGTCCACCGAGCTGCAGATCCTGTCGTTCTACGAGCAGCTCGCCCAGGTCACCCAGGCCGCCAGCTGA
- a CDS encoding glutamyl-tRNA reductase, with protein MSLLVVGCNHRSASLPLLERLAVPAEELPKALKSLTALDHVQEAVVLSTCNRVEIYASVTRFHPGLQELRGWLAERGDIHPQDLDELQYSYHDDRAAAHLFAVAGGIDSMVVGERQIAMQVKQAMETAREEGTARRVLQRLFRQAVRVGRRVRSDTAISRGASSMVDVGLDVAAQRLGAPLAGRRVLLVGAGKMGGLTARRLADESAGQVDVWNRSEDKARRLALRTGGQVVAPTGLATALATADLVVCTTGAPEPVLDLDLVLAAVQERRAGHDAADGAARPLVLLDLAMPRNVDPACHDVPGVEVVDIADVREVADRGVTGEVVAAARRIVDEEAERFLAWTRASEVEPTIRDLRRTAEQVRAAELDRLSGKLSSLDDRQREAVEALTRGIVNTLLHAPTVRLKELADRTGAEAHADALRDLFGLDEPDADA; from the coding sequence ATGTCCCTCCTCGTCGTCGGGTGCAACCACCGCAGCGCCTCTCTGCCGCTGCTGGAACGGCTCGCCGTGCCCGCCGAGGAGCTGCCCAAGGCGCTGAAGTCGCTGACGGCGCTCGACCACGTCCAGGAAGCGGTGGTGCTCTCCACCTGCAACCGCGTGGAGATCTACGCGTCCGTGACCCGCTTCCACCCGGGCCTGCAGGAGCTGCGCGGCTGGCTCGCGGAGCGCGGTGACATCCACCCGCAGGACCTCGACGAGCTGCAGTACAGCTACCACGACGACCGGGCCGCGGCGCACCTGTTCGCGGTCGCCGGCGGCATCGACTCGATGGTCGTGGGCGAGCGGCAGATCGCCATGCAGGTCAAGCAGGCGATGGAGACCGCCCGCGAGGAGGGCACGGCCCGCCGGGTCCTGCAGCGGCTGTTCCGCCAGGCCGTCCGCGTCGGCCGCCGGGTGCGCAGCGACACGGCCATCTCGCGCGGTGCGTCGTCGATGGTCGACGTCGGGCTGGACGTCGCCGCCCAGCGCCTTGGCGCCCCGCTCGCCGGCCGCCGGGTGCTGCTGGTCGGCGCCGGCAAGATGGGCGGGCTGACGGCACGCCGGCTCGCCGACGAGTCCGCCGGCCAGGTCGACGTGTGGAACCGCTCGGAGGACAAGGCCCGCCGCCTGGCGCTGCGCACCGGGGGACAGGTCGTGGCGCCCACCGGGCTGGCCACCGCGCTCGCCACCGCCGACCTCGTGGTGTGCACGACCGGCGCGCCGGAGCCCGTGCTCGACCTGGACCTCGTCCTCGCCGCCGTGCAGGAGCGCCGCGCCGGCCACGACGCGGCCGACGGCGCCGCGCGACCGCTGGTACTGCTCGACCTCGCCATGCCACGCAACGTCGACCCGGCCTGCCACGACGTGCCGGGCGTCGAGGTGGTCGACATCGCCGACGTGCGCGAGGTCGCCGACCGTGGCGTCACGGGCGAGGTCGTCGCCGCCGCCCGCCGAATCGTCGACGAGGAGGCCGAGCGCTTCCTGGCCTGGACCCGCGCCAGCGAGGTCGAGCCCACGATCCGTGACCTGCGCCGCACCGCCGAGCAGGTCCGCGCGGCCGAGCTCGACCGGCTCTCCGGCAAGCTGTCCAGCCTCGACGACCGCCAGCGCGAGGCCGTGGAGGCGCTCACCCGCGGCATCGTCAACACGCTGCTGCACGCGCCGACGGTCCGGTTGAAGGAACTGGCCGACCGCACCGGCGCCGAGGCCCACGCCGACGCGCTGCGCGACCTGTTCGGGCTCGACGAGCCCGACGCGGACGCCTGA
- the hemC gene encoding hydroxymethylbilane synthase encodes MAVAPDGGPWRIATRRSALAQTQARHVGAALQEATGRPFELVPMATTGDEHPDRALEAFDSKGLFVDSTRRAVLAGDCHLVVHSYKDLPTEPADGLTIGAVPQRVDPRDALVTRAGHRLADLPRDRPVTLGTSSPRRKAQLQKARRDVLVQPIRGNLETRLGKVVSGEVDGVVLALAGLLRLQPQGFDLTVVPLEHGEVLHAPAQGALAIECRVDDAATRKALRRIDHPATRTEVTAERELLLQLQGGCTAPIGAHASLLPGPSGQDRLELLGMLSDPSGTRLYRASHETAADEPTLLGRVMAATLLEAGGQQVLERLRQQTP; translated from the coding sequence GTGGCCGTCGCCCCCGACGGCGGTCCCTGGCGGATCGCGACCCGTCGCTCCGCGCTGGCACAGACCCAGGCGCGGCACGTCGGCGCGGCGCTCCAGGAGGCCACCGGCCGTCCCTTCGAGCTCGTGCCGATGGCGACCACCGGCGACGAGCACCCCGACCGTGCGCTCGAGGCCTTCGACTCCAAGGGCCTGTTCGTCGACTCGACCCGGCGGGCCGTGCTCGCGGGCGACTGCCATCTCGTCGTGCACTCCTACAAGGACCTGCCGACCGAGCCGGCCGACGGGCTCACCATCGGTGCGGTGCCGCAGCGCGTCGACCCGCGCGACGCCCTGGTGACCCGGGCCGGCCACCGCCTCGCCGACCTGCCGCGCGACCGTCCCGTCACCCTCGGCACCTCCTCGCCGCGGCGCAAGGCCCAGTTGCAGAAGGCCCGCCGCGACGTCCTGGTCCAGCCGATCCGGGGGAACCTGGAGACTCGTTTGGGCAAGGTCGTCAGCGGCGAGGTCGACGGCGTCGTGCTGGCGCTGGCCGGCCTGCTGCGCCTGCAACCGCAGGGCTTCGACCTGACGGTGGTGCCGCTCGAACACGGCGAGGTGCTGCACGCGCCCGCCCAGGGCGCGCTGGCCATCGAGTGCCGCGTCGACGACGCCGCCACCCGCAAGGCCCTGCGCCGGATCGACCATCCCGCCACCCGCACCGAGGTCACCGCAGAGCGCGAGCTGTTGCTGCAACTGCAGGGCGGCTGCACCGCACCGATCGGCGCCCACGCCTCGCTGCTGCCGGGACCCTCGGGCCAGGACCGGCTCGAGCTGCTCGGCATGCTGTCCGACCCGTCCGGCACGCGGCTGTACCGCGCCTCGCACGAGACCGCCGCCGACGAGCCGACCCTGCTCGGCCGGGTGATGGCCGCCACGCTGCTGGAGGCCGGCGGGCAGCAGGTGCTCGAACGCCTCCGCCAGCAGACGCCATGA
- a CDS encoding uroporphyrinogen-III synthase — MTAEATGPLAGRRVLVARSRAQASALSERVRALGGEPVEAPVLQIEDGDIGALRAALHDLADGAFTVVCLTSPNGVDAVADAMEDDGLDARAFAGAALVACVGPGTAGRLWDRLRVRADLVPGTATTEALGAAIPPGSGRALLPRADIASPILHTLLDDKGYQPVEVTAYRTVLPDALPDAVLDDLAAGRIDLLAFASSSTVRNFVTLVGDRPWQGAVVSIGPVTSRTCRELGVPVTVEADPHDLDGLVDALVLAAGASS; from the coding sequence ATGACCGCCGAGGCGACGGGTCCACTGGCGGGCCGACGGGTGCTCGTCGCCCGCTCGCGCGCGCAGGCGTCCGCCCTCTCCGAGCGGGTGCGGGCCCTGGGCGGCGAACCCGTCGAGGCGCCCGTCCTGCAGATCGAGGACGGCGACATCGGCGCGCTGCGGGCCGCCCTGCACGACCTCGCCGACGGGGCGTTCACGGTCGTGTGCCTGACCTCGCCCAACGGCGTCGACGCCGTCGCCGACGCGATGGAGGACGACGGCCTGGACGCGCGCGCGTTCGCCGGCGCCGCGCTGGTCGCCTGCGTCGGACCCGGCACGGCCGGGCGCCTGTGGGACCGGCTGCGCGTGCGCGCCGACCTCGTGCCCGGCACGGCCACCACCGAGGCGCTCGGTGCGGCGATCCCGCCCGGATCCGGCCGTGCCCTGCTGCCGCGCGCCGACATCGCCAGCCCGATCCTGCACACGTTGCTGGACGACAAGGGCTATCAGCCGGTCGAGGTCACCGCCTACCGCACCGTCCTGCCCGACGCGCTGCCCGACGCCGTGCTCGACGACCTCGCCGCCGGCCGCATCGACCTGCTGGCCTTCGCGTCCTCCTCGACGGTGCGCAACTTCGTCACCCTCGTCGGCGACCGTCCGTGGCAGGGCGCGGTCGTCTCGATCGGCCCCGTCACGTCACGCACCTGCCGGGAGCTCGGCGTCCCGGTCACCGTCGAGGCCGACCCGCACGACCTCGACGGCCTCGTCGACGCGCTCGTTCTTGCTGCCGGTGCTTCCTCGTAG
- a CDS encoding YhjD/YihY/BrkB family envelope integrity protein, whose protein sequence is MGLKDRLESTPVIGTALRMQQRYRLDAADQFAAAIALFGFLSLVPLLLLAIGVAGFVFQDPGDQAEIARTLTQAVPGLEAALDATGQGAEGFVQTVVENRGQLAGLGFVFLLLTGLKVINSAMVATTMVFRGALPSGAKGKVLQVVALPVLGIVALVAAGASSVVGFLDLPGWAATPVALLVTYPLDLLLFLTAYRMFSPTSELGLRRLLPGAALGALGWAALKIAGAAYVSNQAEDANALYGAFGGIIALLLLLYLAGRLYLYGAELNALLTEKRRGILVSPETHGVPVVDAKDVQDTPSDAEAEGVAAAHTTTVQLPSVVAGNRPVREDVAAGRAPTAALAEPAAPASPTSARSGAAATTAPTAAGRHASGTRPPTAAPRTPAASGTSPTGPARDAGGADAQRVAAYGVAATAVAAAWKLWRDGRG, encoded by the coding sequence GTGGGACTCAAGGACCGGCTGGAGTCGACGCCCGTGATCGGCACGGCGTTGCGCATGCAGCAGCGCTACCGGCTCGACGCGGCCGACCAGTTCGCCGCCGCCATCGCCCTGTTCGGCTTCCTCTCGCTGGTCCCGCTGCTGCTTCTGGCCATCGGCGTGGCCGGGTTCGTGTTCCAGGACCCGGGCGACCAGGCGGAGATCGCCCGGACCCTCACCCAGGCGGTGCCCGGGCTGGAGGCGGCGCTCGACGCCACCGGCCAGGGCGCCGAGGGGTTCGTGCAGACGGTGGTGGAGAACCGCGGCCAACTCGCCGGCCTCGGGTTCGTGTTCCTGCTGCTCACCGGTCTGAAGGTGATCAACTCCGCGATGGTCGCCACCACGATGGTGTTCCGTGGTGCGCTGCCCAGCGGCGCGAAGGGCAAGGTGCTGCAGGTCGTCGCGCTGCCGGTGCTGGGCATCGTCGCGCTGGTCGCCGCCGGCGCGTCCAGCGTCGTCGGCTTCCTCGACCTGCCCGGCTGGGCGGCCACCCCGGTCGCCCTGCTGGTGACCTACCCGCTGGACCTGCTGCTGTTCCTGACCGCCTACCGGATGTTCTCGCCGACCTCGGAGCTCGGGCTGCGGCGACTGCTGCCCGGCGCGGCGCTCGGCGCGCTCGGCTGGGCGGCGCTGAAGATCGCCGGTGCGGCCTACGTCAGCAACCAGGCCGAGGACGCCAACGCCCTCTACGGCGCGTTCGGGGGCATCATCGCGCTGCTGCTCCTGCTCTACCTCGCCGGCCGGCTCTACCTCTACGGGGCGGAGCTCAACGCCCTGCTGACCGAGAAGCGGCGGGGGATCCTCGTCTCGCCGGAGACCCACGGCGTGCCGGTCGTCGACGCGAAGGACGTCCAGGACACCCCGTCGGACGCGGAGGCCGAGGGCGTCGCCGCGGCGCACACCACCACCGTGCAGCTGCCCAGCGTCGTCGCGGGCAACCGGCCGGTGCGCGAGGACGTCGCGGCCGGCCGCGCACCGACGGCCGCGCTCGCCGAACCGGCGGCACCGGCGAGCCCCACGTCGGCCAGATCGGGCGCTGCGGCGACGACGGCGCCGACCGCCGCGGGCCGGCACGCCTCGGGGACCCGCCCGCCGACCGCGGCGCCTCGCACGCCCGCGGCTTCCGGCACGTCCCCGACGGGGCCGGCCAGGGACGCCGGCGGGGCCGACGCGCAACGGGTCGCGGCCTACGGCGTGGCAGCGACGGCCGTGGCGGCCGCCTGGAAGCTGTGGCGCGACGGGCGCGGCTGA
- the hemB gene encoding porphobilinogen synthase: MPFPESRLRRLRRTPALRRAFAETRIDPAQLVLPVFVKDGVQGAQPIGSMPGVAQHDVASAVDLARQAVDVGVGGIILFGIPATKDAQGSGGWDPQGPVPRAARALREALGDDLVLWADVCQCEYTDHGHCGPLDARGQVVNDAAVEAYVRDALAYADAGVDVVAPSGMMDGQVAAIRAGLDAKGFEEVALVAYAAKYASAFYGPFREAAESTMQGGDRASHQMDPANRREAMLELAADADEGADVLMVKPALAYLDVIADAREVFDLPIAAYQVSGEYAMLHAAAERGWIDGPRAMREAVTSIRRAGADLVLTYAAIELATGAGA; the protein is encoded by the coding sequence GTGCCCTTCCCCGAGAGCCGCCTGCGGCGACTGCGCCGAACACCCGCACTGCGTCGCGCCTTCGCCGAGACCCGCATCGACCCGGCGCAACTCGTCCTGCCGGTGTTCGTCAAGGACGGCGTCCAGGGCGCCCAGCCGATCGGCTCCATGCCCGGCGTCGCCCAGCACGACGTCGCCTCCGCCGTCGACCTCGCCCGTCAGGCCGTGGACGTCGGCGTCGGCGGGATCATCCTCTTCGGCATCCCCGCCACGAAGGACGCGCAGGGTTCCGGCGGCTGGGACCCGCAGGGGCCGGTGCCGCGCGCGGCCCGGGCCCTGCGGGAAGCCCTCGGCGACGACCTGGTGCTGTGGGCCGACGTCTGCCAGTGCGAATACACCGACCACGGCCACTGCGGCCCGCTCGACGCCCGCGGGCAGGTCGTCAACGACGCCGCCGTGGAGGCCTACGTCCGCGACGCGCTGGCCTACGCCGACGCCGGCGTCGACGTGGTCGCGCCGTCGGGGATGATGGACGGGCAGGTCGCCGCGATCCGTGCCGGCCTGGACGCCAAGGGCTTCGAGGAGGTGGCGCTGGTCGCCTACGCGGCCAAGTACGCGTCGGCGTTCTACGGCCCGTTCCGCGAGGCGGCCGAGTCCACCATGCAGGGCGGCGACCGGGCCAGTCACCAGATGGACCCAGCCAACCGGCGCGAGGCGATGCTGGAGCTAGCCGCCGACGCCGACGAGGGCGCCGACGTGCTGATGGTCAAGCCGGCCCTGGCCTACCTCGACGTCATCGCCGACGCCCGCGAGGTGTTCGACCTGCCCATTGCGGCCTACCAGGTGTCCGGTGAGTACGCGATGCTGCACGCCGCCGCCGAGCGCGGCTGGATCGACGGCCCACGCGCCATGCGCGAGGCCGTCACCTCGATCCGGCGGGCCGGCGCCGACCTCGTGCTCACGTACGCCGCGATCGAGCTGGCGACGGGCGCCGGGGCATGA
- a CDS encoding glycerophosphodiester phosphodiesterase family protein: MTPGKAPAWLSDTPLAHRGLHGDGVPENSLAAFRAAAAAGYGVELDVMLARDGTPVVVHDPVLTRLTGAARRVGELDLAQLRELRLRAADGTATDEVVPTLAEALEALDGAPAMVEVKSSRLRAGRLERAVAEVLDDHDGPACVASFNPATVRWFRRNRPDAVRVLTATAQLDPRLPALVQRRLSELKDVVAVAPHAISYDLQGLPNTATDAWRATGGVLVTWTVASTDDLAKGREVADNVIFEGVRP; this comes from the coding sequence ATGACGCCCGGCAAGGCCCCCGCCTGGCTGTCCGACACCCCGCTGGCCCACCGCGGCCTGCACGGCGACGGCGTGCCGGAGAACTCGCTGGCCGCGTTCCGCGCCGCGGCCGCGGCCGGCTACGGGGTGGAGCTGGACGTCATGCTGGCCCGCGACGGCACCCCCGTCGTCGTGCACGACCCCGTGCTGACCCGCCTGACCGGGGCCGCGCGGCGGGTCGGCGAGCTCGACCTGGCGCAGCTGCGCGAGCTGCGGCTCCGCGCCGCGGACGGCACGGCGACCGACGAGGTGGTCCCGACCCTGGCCGAGGCGCTGGAGGCCCTCGACGGCGCACCGGCGATGGTCGAGGTCAAGTCGTCGAGGTTGCGCGCCGGTCGGCTGGAGCGGGCCGTCGCCGAAGTCCTCGACGACCACGACGGTCCCGCGTGCGTCGCGAGCTTCAACCCCGCCACCGTGCGCTGGTTCCGGCGCAACCGACCGGACGCCGTGCGGGTGCTCACCGCCACGGCCCAACTCGACCCGCGGCTCCCCGCGCTCGTCCAGCGGCGCCTGTCGGAGCTCAAGGACGTGGTCGCGGTCGCCCCGCACGCCATCTCCTACGACCTGCAGGGGCTGCCCAACACGGCGACCGACGCGTGGCGAGCGACCGGCGGCGTGCTGGTGACCTGGACGGTCGCGTCGACCGACGACCTCGCCAAGGGCCGCGAGGTGGCCGACAACGTCATCTTCGAAGGTGTCCGCCCCTAG
- a CDS encoding alpha/beta hydrolase family protein — protein sequence MGARRALRLAGLTGSAALLAAAGGATWYYAGRVTEPPHRRPVMPLDRDRVEVHDLGDGHLHLIGSDAARAGWWGLRWDEGYARVGPAVSVDGPGAVRPVELRAGAVPDAGAAALFDPWATPTDPGLLGLPVEEVVVDGPIGPLPAWWFPADRTQDRALTAVLVHGRSGTRAETLRHVTPMVRRGVSVLVTAYRNDTEGPPSPDGRSHLGATEWEDVEAAGRWALANGARRLVLAGLSMGGACVAEVLRRSELHDRVAGVLLEAPVLDWGPVLRSAAVQRGLPAATLPLLLPPTMALAGARARIDWRSLGSFADLAEVPLLLIHGDRDATVPVELADALAEALPDLVTYLRVDGAGHLTAWNVARAEVEAAVATFLDALAA from the coding sequence ATGGGTGCACGTCGGGCGTTGCGGCTCGCGGGGCTGACCGGTTCGGCCGCGCTGCTCGCCGCTGCCGGTGGTGCGACCTGGTACTACGCCGGGCGGGTGACCGAGCCCCCGCACCGCCGACCGGTGATGCCACTCGACCGGGACCGCGTCGAGGTGCACGACCTCGGCGACGGCCACCTGCACCTGATTGGCAGCGATGCCGCACGGGCGGGCTGGTGGGGCCTGCGCTGGGACGAGGGATACGCGCGGGTCGGTCCGGCCGTCTCGGTCGACGGGCCTGGCGCCGTGCGGCCGGTCGAGTTGCGCGCCGGTGCCGTGCCCGACGCCGGCGCCGCGGCGCTGTTCGACCCGTGGGCGACGCCGACCGACCCGGGCCTGCTGGGCCTGCCGGTCGAGGAGGTGGTCGTCGACGGGCCGATCGGGCCGCTGCCCGCCTGGTGGTTCCCGGCCGACCGGACGCAGGACCGCGCCCTGACCGCCGTGCTGGTCCATGGACGCAGCGGCACCCGCGCGGAGACCTTGCGCCACGTCACCCCGATGGTGCGGCGGGGGGTGTCCGTACTGGTGACCGCCTACCGCAACGACACCGAGGGCCCGCCGAGCCCGGACGGTCGCTCGCACCTCGGCGCCACGGAATGGGAGGACGTGGAGGCGGCGGGCCGGTGGGCGCTGGCCAACGGCGCCCGCCGCCTCGTGCTGGCGGGCCTGTCCATGGGCGGTGCCTGCGTCGCCGAGGTGCTGCGCCGGTCGGAGCTGCACGACCGGGTCGCGGGCGTCCTGCTGGAGGCGCCGGTCCTGGACTGGGGACCGGTCCTGCGCAGCGCTGCCGTCCAGCGCGGGCTGCCGGCGGCGACACTGCCGCTGTTGCTGCCGCCGACGATGGCGCTGGCCGGGGCGCGTGCCCGGATCGACTGGCGCTCGCTGGGATCGTTCGCGGACCTCGCCGAGGTGCCGCTGCTGCTCATCCATGGCGACCGGGATGCGACCGTGCCGGTGGAGCTGGCCGACGCGCTGGCCGAGGCGCTGCCGGACCTGGTCACGTACCTCCGTGTCGACGGCGCCGGTCACCTCACCGCCTGGAACGTCGCCCGCGCCGAGGTGGAGGCCGCCGTCGCGACGTTCCTCGACGCGCTGGCGGCCTGA